Proteins encoded by one window of Puntigrus tetrazona isolate hp1 chromosome 17, ASM1883169v1, whole genome shotgun sequence:
- the prkd1 gene encoding serine/threonine-protein kinase D1 isoform X2 has product MSAPPVIRPPSPLPGSQGISFQIQIGLSREPVLLDSGEFSLAQVREMACSIVDQKFPECGFYGMYDKILLFRHDPNSENILQLVRCAAEIMEGDLVEVVLSASATVEDFQIRPHALFVHSYRAPAFCDHCGEMLWGLVRQGLKCEGCGLNYHKRCAFKIPNNCSGIRKRRLSNVSLTGLTNTRSVSAEPSPSTSDEALLQKTPSDIFPGRGRSNSQSYIGRPIELDKILLSKVKVPHTFAIHSYTRPTVCQHCKKLLKGLFRQGLQCKDCKFNCHKRCAPKVPNNCLGEVSRNGDLLSPGAESDVVMEEGCDDHDGDRHSPLIDDMEESLVVDSAALLEAGHGELGDFQDQDPDESNRIISPSTSNNIPLMRVVQSVKHTKRKSSNVMKEGWLVHFTSKDTLRKRHYWRLDSKCITLFQNDTGSKYYKEIPLSEVLSLEPAKTFNLLPEGANPHCFEIATASLVYYVGENLARGEGGTAGYGSSVLVSGVGQDVARMWEMAIQHALMPVIAKGISHGSHHSHHKEVSISISVSNCQIQENVDISTVYQIFPDEVLGSGQFGIVYGGKHRKTGRDVAIKIIDKLRFPTKQESQLRNEVAILQNLHHPGIVNLECMFETPERVFVVMEKLHGDMLEMILSSEKGRLPERITKFLVTQILIALRHLHFKNIVHCDLKPENVLLASADSFPQVKLCDFGFARIIGEKSFRRSVVGTPAYLAPEVLRNKGYNRSLDMWSVGVIVYVSLSGTFPFNEDEDIHDQIQNAAFMYPPNPWKTVTPEAIDLINNLLQVKMRKRYSVDKSLSHPWLQDYQMWLDLRTLECKMQERYITHESDDLRWEHFAEQNGLQYPAHLINPHADVREQAESDELVMGMLSDRVSVL; this is encoded by the exons ATGAGCGCGCCTCCGGTGATCCGACCGCCGAGCCCCCTCCCGGGGTCGCAAGGCATTTCCTTCCAAATCCAGATCGGCTTGAGCCGGGAACCCGTGCTGCTGGACTCCGGCGAGTTCAGCCTGGCGCAGGTCCGAGAGATGGCATGCTCCATCGTGGACCAGAAG TTCCCAGAATGTGGCTTCTATGGCATGTATGACAAGATTCTTCTCTTCCGTCATGATCCAAACTCAGAGAACATCCTGCAGTTGGTGAGGTGTGCAGCTGAAATTATGGAAGGGGACCTGGTGGAAGTGGTCCTGTCAG CCTCAGCTACTGTGGAGGACTTTCAGATCAGACCTCACGCCCTGTTCGTCCACTCATATCGAGCTCCGGCATTCTGCGATCACTGTGGAGAGATGCTGTGGGGTTTAGTGAGGCAGGGACTTAAGTGCGAAG GCTGCGGGCTGAACTACCACAAACGCTGTGCCTTTAAAATCCCAAACAACTGCAGCGGCATCCGTAAACGACGACTATCTAACGTGTCCCTCACCGGCCTGACCAACACTCGATCTGTGTCCGCTGAACCGTCTCCAAGCACCTCCGATGAAGCTTTACTG CAAAAAACACCATCAGACATCTTTCCCGGAAGAGGCCGCTCCAACTCTCAGTCCTATATAGGTCGGCCAATAGAGTTAGACAAGATCCTGCTGTCTAAAGTGAAGGTGCCGCACACATTTGCCATTCATTCCTACACGCGCCCCACCGTTTGCCAGCACTGCAAGAAGCTCCTCAAGGGCCTGTTCCGTCAGGGACTACAGTGCAAAG ATTGCAAATTCAACTGCCATAAACGATGTGCACCCAAAGTGCCAAACAACTGCCTCGGAGAGGTGTCAAGAAACGGAG ATCTGTTGAGTCCTGGTGCTGAATCAGATGTGGTCATGGAGGAGGGTTGTGATGACCACGACGGGGACAGACACAGTCCACTTATCGATGACATGGAAGAGTCTCTGGTGGTAGACTCCGCTGCTCTTTTAGAAGCTGGACATGGAGAGCTTGGAGATTTCCAAGACCAAGACCCAGATGAATCCAACAGAATCATCAG CCCTTCCACCAGCAACAACATCCCGCTTATGAGGGTGGTTCAGTctgtcaaacacacaaagaGGAAAAGCAGCAATGTTATGAAAGAAGGCTGGCTCGTGCATTTCACCAGTAAAGACACATTG CGTAAGAGACATTACTGGCGCCTCGACAGCAAGTGTATTACCCTGTTCCAGAACGATACTGGGAGCAAATACTATAAg GAAATTCCTCTTTCTGAGGTGCTGTCTCTGGAACCGGCGAAAACATTCAACCTTCTGCCTGAGGGTGCCAACCCACATTGCTTTGAGATTGCCACGGCATCTCTGGTGTACTATGTGGGAGAGAACCTGGCTCGGGGCGAAGGGGGAACGGCGGGCTATGGAAGCAGCGTGCTTGTTAGCGGCGTGGGACAGGACGTGGCCCGCATGTGGGAGATGGCCATCCAGCATGCACTTATGCCTGTCATTGCCAAGGGCATATCTCACGGCAGCCATCACAGCCACCACA AAGAGGTGTCCATTAGCATCTCTGTATCTAACTGCCAGATCCAGGAGAATGTG GATATTAGCACAGTGTATCAGATTTTCCCTGATGAAGTACTTGGCTCTGGGCAATTTGGCATTGTCTATGGAG GAAAACACAGGAAAACAGGCAGAGATGTTGCCATCAAGATCATAGATAAGCTGCGATTTCCCACCAAGCAGGAAAGTCAACTGCGTAATGAAGTTGCCATTCTCCAg AATCTCCACCATCCCGGCATTGTAAACCTTGAGTGCATGTTTGAGACACCAGAGCGTGTCTTTGTTGTCATGGAAAAGCTCCATGGCGACATGTTGGAGATGATACTGTCAAGTGAGAAGGGGAGGCTGCCAGAACGCATCACCAAGTTTCTCGTTACGCAG ATTCTCATCGCTCTCCGCCACCTTCACTTCAAAAACATTGTTCACTGTGACCTCAAACCTGAGAATGTTTTGTTAGCCTCCGCTGACTCTTTTCCACAA GTGAAGCTGTGTGATTTTGGTTTTGCACGTATTATTGGTGAGAAATCTTTTAGGCGTTCGGTGGTGGGCACCCCGGCGTACCTCGCCCCGGAGGTGCTCCGGAATAAGGGCTACAACCGCTCACTAGACATGTGGTCGGTGGGTGTCATCGTCTACGTCAGTCTAAGTGGGACTTTCCCCTTTAATGAGGATGAAGACATTCATGATCAAATCCAGAACGCTGCTTTCATGTACCCACCAAACCCCTGGAAAACAGTCACCCCAGAGG CAATTGACCTCATTAATAACCTGCTGCAAGTCAAAATGAGGAAGCGCTACAGCGTGGACAAGTCTCTCAGCCATCCCTGGTTACAG
- the prkd1 gene encoding serine/threonine-protein kinase D1 isoform X1, which translates to MSAPPVIRPPSPLPGSQGISFQIQIGLSREPVLLDSGEFSLAQVREMACSIVDQKFPECGFYGMYDKILLFRHDPNSENILQLVRCAAEIMEGDLVEVVLSASATVEDFQIRPHALFVHSYRAPAFCDHCGEMLWGLVRQGLKCEGCGLNYHKRCAFKIPNNCSGIRKRRLSNVSLTGLTNTRSVSAEPSPSTSDEALLSPVSPSMEQKTPSDIFPGRGRSNSQSYIGRPIELDKILLSKVKVPHTFAIHSYTRPTVCQHCKKLLKGLFRQGLQCKDCKFNCHKRCAPKVPNNCLGEVSRNGDLLSPGAESDVVMEEGCDDHDGDRHSPLIDDMEESLVVDSAALLEAGHGELGDFQDQDPDESNRIISPSTSNNIPLMRVVQSVKHTKRKSSNVMKEGWLVHFTSKDTLRKRHYWRLDSKCITLFQNDTGSKYYKEIPLSEVLSLEPAKTFNLLPEGANPHCFEIATASLVYYVGENLARGEGGTAGYGSSVLVSGVGQDVARMWEMAIQHALMPVIAKGISHGSHHSHHKEVSISISVSNCQIQENVDISTVYQIFPDEVLGSGQFGIVYGGKHRKTGRDVAIKIIDKLRFPTKQESQLRNEVAILQNLHHPGIVNLECMFETPERVFVVMEKLHGDMLEMILSSEKGRLPERITKFLVTQILIALRHLHFKNIVHCDLKPENVLLASADSFPQVKLCDFGFARIIGEKSFRRSVVGTPAYLAPEVLRNKGYNRSLDMWSVGVIVYVSLSGTFPFNEDEDIHDQIQNAAFMYPPNPWKTVTPEAIDLINNLLQVKMRKRYSVDKSLSHPWLQDYQMWLDLRTLECKMQERYITHESDDLRWEHFAEQNGLQYPAHLINPHADVREQAESDELVMGMLSDRVSVL; encoded by the exons ATGAGCGCGCCTCCGGTGATCCGACCGCCGAGCCCCCTCCCGGGGTCGCAAGGCATTTCCTTCCAAATCCAGATCGGCTTGAGCCGGGAACCCGTGCTGCTGGACTCCGGCGAGTTCAGCCTGGCGCAGGTCCGAGAGATGGCATGCTCCATCGTGGACCAGAAG TTCCCAGAATGTGGCTTCTATGGCATGTATGACAAGATTCTTCTCTTCCGTCATGATCCAAACTCAGAGAACATCCTGCAGTTGGTGAGGTGTGCAGCTGAAATTATGGAAGGGGACCTGGTGGAAGTGGTCCTGTCAG CCTCAGCTACTGTGGAGGACTTTCAGATCAGACCTCACGCCCTGTTCGTCCACTCATATCGAGCTCCGGCATTCTGCGATCACTGTGGAGAGATGCTGTGGGGTTTAGTGAGGCAGGGACTTAAGTGCGAAG GCTGCGGGCTGAACTACCACAAACGCTGTGCCTTTAAAATCCCAAACAACTGCAGCGGCATCCGTAAACGACGACTATCTAACGTGTCCCTCACCGGCCTGACCAACACTCGATCTGTGTCCGCTGAACCGTCTCCAAGCACCTCCGATGAAGCTTTACTG TCTCCTGTCAGTCCTAGCATGGAG CAAAAAACACCATCAGACATCTTTCCCGGAAGAGGCCGCTCCAACTCTCAGTCCTATATAGGTCGGCCAATAGAGTTAGACAAGATCCTGCTGTCTAAAGTGAAGGTGCCGCACACATTTGCCATTCATTCCTACACGCGCCCCACCGTTTGCCAGCACTGCAAGAAGCTCCTCAAGGGCCTGTTCCGTCAGGGACTACAGTGCAAAG ATTGCAAATTCAACTGCCATAAACGATGTGCACCCAAAGTGCCAAACAACTGCCTCGGAGAGGTGTCAAGAAACGGAG ATCTGTTGAGTCCTGGTGCTGAATCAGATGTGGTCATGGAGGAGGGTTGTGATGACCACGACGGGGACAGACACAGTCCACTTATCGATGACATGGAAGAGTCTCTGGTGGTAGACTCCGCTGCTCTTTTAGAAGCTGGACATGGAGAGCTTGGAGATTTCCAAGACCAAGACCCAGATGAATCCAACAGAATCATCAG CCCTTCCACCAGCAACAACATCCCGCTTATGAGGGTGGTTCAGTctgtcaaacacacaaagaGGAAAAGCAGCAATGTTATGAAAGAAGGCTGGCTCGTGCATTTCACCAGTAAAGACACATTG CGTAAGAGACATTACTGGCGCCTCGACAGCAAGTGTATTACCCTGTTCCAGAACGATACTGGGAGCAAATACTATAAg GAAATTCCTCTTTCTGAGGTGCTGTCTCTGGAACCGGCGAAAACATTCAACCTTCTGCCTGAGGGTGCCAACCCACATTGCTTTGAGATTGCCACGGCATCTCTGGTGTACTATGTGGGAGAGAACCTGGCTCGGGGCGAAGGGGGAACGGCGGGCTATGGAAGCAGCGTGCTTGTTAGCGGCGTGGGACAGGACGTGGCCCGCATGTGGGAGATGGCCATCCAGCATGCACTTATGCCTGTCATTGCCAAGGGCATATCTCACGGCAGCCATCACAGCCACCACA AAGAGGTGTCCATTAGCATCTCTGTATCTAACTGCCAGATCCAGGAGAATGTG GATATTAGCACAGTGTATCAGATTTTCCCTGATGAAGTACTTGGCTCTGGGCAATTTGGCATTGTCTATGGAG GAAAACACAGGAAAACAGGCAGAGATGTTGCCATCAAGATCATAGATAAGCTGCGATTTCCCACCAAGCAGGAAAGTCAACTGCGTAATGAAGTTGCCATTCTCCAg AATCTCCACCATCCCGGCATTGTAAACCTTGAGTGCATGTTTGAGACACCAGAGCGTGTCTTTGTTGTCATGGAAAAGCTCCATGGCGACATGTTGGAGATGATACTGTCAAGTGAGAAGGGGAGGCTGCCAGAACGCATCACCAAGTTTCTCGTTACGCAG ATTCTCATCGCTCTCCGCCACCTTCACTTCAAAAACATTGTTCACTGTGACCTCAAACCTGAGAATGTTTTGTTAGCCTCCGCTGACTCTTTTCCACAA GTGAAGCTGTGTGATTTTGGTTTTGCACGTATTATTGGTGAGAAATCTTTTAGGCGTTCGGTGGTGGGCACCCCGGCGTACCTCGCCCCGGAGGTGCTCCGGAATAAGGGCTACAACCGCTCACTAGACATGTGGTCGGTGGGTGTCATCGTCTACGTCAGTCTAAGTGGGACTTTCCCCTTTAATGAGGATGAAGACATTCATGATCAAATCCAGAACGCTGCTTTCATGTACCCACCAAACCCCTGGAAAACAGTCACCCCAGAGG CAATTGACCTCATTAATAACCTGCTGCAAGTCAAAATGAGGAAGCGCTACAGCGTGGACAAGTCTCTCAGCCATCCCTGGTTACAG